In a genomic window of Salegentibacter salegens:
- a CDS encoding PAS domain-containing sensor histidine kinase has protein sequence MRQITASLLKINEVYKIISWNSYAEVFVKNNFDKNLKNQLSITEVFPSEISTKFQNDFISSDAVFQNLYSFSEIENLEITCSPCLDVEGNVEAFSLCLKLTPTQKSLLPESIIQAKNIVENSSLAIFLSDPTGPVIEVNKAACRMFGYTFEEFKHLSREDIVLKNADLKSALEQRNLAGELRHELTGVKKNGETFPCEIHSVIYTNHNGEKRTSTAIIDISARKNQELITENIKQAFQSLFDYNPDAVYSFDLEGNFLSINDSAMKLAEGSREKALKTNFLSLIPSEDKAKVINHFTKAVSGEIQHYETGFISFKGSKKLLQVTNFPIYINKKITGVYGIAKDVTRQVEIEQKLREERNMFRAIIDYIPDHIFVVNQNHETILTNYGFYRNYLGAENEENSLGLNPKDFFSEEEALEIIDDNTRVMNSGVPIINREDIIRNFNNEIDHSLLTKVPFKFGDNKKGLVGISRNITEIKQKEEALESLNQELKKHTEELALSNRELEQFAYIASHDLQEPLRMVTSFLTQLKKKYNHKLDEKAQQYIYFAHDGATRMRQIILDLLEYSQVGRVPNEATAVNIENLVSEVLSLQKKCIEDKKAKIEIDSLPKLKVEEPLLKQLFSNLIGNALKYYSKERAPKIRISALEKEKYWEFRISDNGIGIETEFKEKIFVIFQRLHRREEYEGTGIGLAICKKIVDNFGGEIWVDSNLGEGSSFYFTIPKQF, from the coding sequence ATGAGGCAAATAACTGCGTCTTTATTAAAAATAAACGAAGTATATAAGATTATAAGCTGGAATTCTTATGCTGAAGTTTTTGTGAAAAATAACTTTGATAAAAACTTAAAAAATCAACTAAGTATAACCGAAGTTTTTCCTTCAGAAATATCTACAAAATTCCAAAACGACTTTATCTCCAGCGATGCTGTTTTTCAAAATCTTTATTCATTTTCAGAAATAGAAAATTTAGAAATAACCTGTAGCCCTTGTTTAGATGTGGAAGGGAATGTTGAAGCTTTTTCTCTATGTTTAAAATTAACTCCTACCCAAAAATCTTTATTACCAGAAAGTATTATCCAGGCAAAGAATATCGTAGAGAATTCTTCGCTGGCAATTTTTCTGTCAGATCCAACAGGGCCGGTTATAGAAGTTAATAAAGCCGCTTGTAGAATGTTCGGTTATACTTTTGAAGAATTCAAGCATTTAAGCCGGGAAGATATTGTACTTAAAAATGCAGATTTAAAGAGTGCGTTGGAGCAGAGGAATTTGGCTGGGGAATTAAGGCATGAATTAACCGGTGTAAAGAAAAATGGTGAAACTTTTCCATGTGAAATACATTCGGTTATTTATACCAATCATAATGGGGAGAAGAGAACAAGTACTGCAATTATAGATATTTCAGCCAGAAAAAATCAGGAATTAATTACTGAAAACATTAAGCAGGCCTTTCAATCTTTATTCGATTATAATCCTGATGCAGTATATTCCTTTGATCTAGAAGGAAATTTTTTAAGTATTAATGATAGTGCTATGAAACTCGCGGAAGGATCACGGGAAAAGGCATTGAAAACAAACTTTTTATCTTTAATTCCAAGCGAAGATAAAGCAAAAGTGATTAATCATTTTACTAAGGCCGTTTCAGGAGAAATTCAGCACTACGAAACTGGTTTTATAAGCTTTAAGGGTTCAAAAAAACTTTTGCAAGTAACTAATTTCCCCATTTATATTAATAAAAAAATAACCGGCGTTTATGGCATAGCGAAGGATGTAACCCGACAAGTTGAAATTGAACAAAAATTAAGGGAAGAGCGCAATATGTTCCGGGCAATTATAGATTATATTCCAGATCATATATTTGTAGTGAACCAAAACCACGAAACAATTTTAACCAATTATGGTTTTTACAGAAATTATTTAGGTGCTGAAAATGAAGAAAACAGTTTGGGATTAAATCCCAAAGATTTCTTTTCAGAAGAAGAAGCTTTAGAAATAATAGATGATAATACGCGGGTGATGAATTCGGGGGTCCCGATTATAAATCGAGAAGATATTATTAGAAATTTTAATAATGAAATAGATCATAGCCTTTTAACCAAAGTGCCCTTTAAGTTTGGAGATAATAAAAAAGGATTGGTGGGGATTTCCAGGAATATTACTGAAATAAAGCAAAAAGAAGAAGCATTAGAATCATTAAATCAGGAATTAAAAAAACACACTGAAGAGCTTGCATTATCTAATAGAGAATTGGAGCAATTTGCCTATATCGCCTCCCACGATCTCCAGGAACCTCTAAGAATGGTGACTAGTTTTCTTACTCAGCTTAAGAAAAAGTACAATCATAAGCTAGACGAAAAGGCACAGCAGTATATTTATTTTGCACACGATGGTGCAACCCGAATGAGACAAATAATTTTAGATTTGCTGGAATATTCCCAGGTGGGTAGGGTACCGAATGAAGCTACCGCCGTAAATATTGAAAATTTAGTTTCAGAAGTTTTATCGCTTCAAAAAAAATGTATTGAAGATAAAAAAGCTAAAATTGAAATAGATTCGCTTCCAAAGTTGAAAGTTGAAGAGCCACTTTTAAAACAATTATTTTCAAATTTAATTGGGAATGCTTTAAAATATTATTCAAAAGAAAGGGCTCCAAAAATTAGAATTTCGGCCTTAGAAAAAGAAAAATACTGGGAGTTTAGAATAAGTGATAATGGTATAGGAATTGAAACCGAATTCAAAGAAAAAATATTTGTTATTTTTCAACGTTTGCATCGGCGGGAAGAATATGAAGGTACAGGAATTGGTTTGGCAATTTGCAAAAAGATTGTAGACAATTTTGGTGGTGAAATATGGGTAGACTCCAACCTTGGTGAAGGGAGCAGCTTTTATTTTACAATCCCAAAACAATTTTAG
- a CDS encoding PAS domain S-box protein: MRKNSGELKILVIEDNPGDFILIEDYLSEEHNALKLQRAETFKWAKELLQASSNYDTILLDLSLPDIKDTEILVKEILALSNGTPVIVLTGYTNKAYGVKTLSWGVSDYLLKDEINASNLSKSIHYSMERKKVQRQLYESEEKYRTLFESSPLPMWVLDRHSLEFLSVNQAAIELYGYSREEFMQMTVRDLWAAEEDSIEKIVDENFHDLFTAKVQHHTKNREILYIEVQSNPILFGGREARVTLAHNITEKLKAEEKLKHSQQRFKALVQDGSDLISILDENYHYTYVSPSAKNILGVNPENLEGRDAFQFIHREDRAQIEEKIVYIGKVKSLQLPSYRYKDGSGQWRWLETIISDLRDDPAINGLVATSRDITNFKLQEKQLRESLERYDIVAKATSDLITDYNIEKDNFQYSNAIYDIFGYSQDKLGTSRAWWQERIHPKDQTRVIEAAKEIYEGGQKLLNIEYRFKCADGSYKYILDRSYVIIDASGKPARIIGSMQDITERRKYINAIERSNERLREIAWTQSHVVRAPLARIMGLIDLLKNQKNNLDNIEEIIDNILNSAEELDKVVRRITNKTEEEF; encoded by the coding sequence ATGAGGAAAAATTCCGGGGAATTAAAAATTTTAGTTATTGAGGATAACCCGGGTGATTTTATTCTTATTGAAGACTATCTTTCTGAAGAACACAATGCCCTGAAATTACAGCGCGCTGAAACCTTTAAATGGGCGAAAGAGCTCCTTCAGGCTTCTTCAAATTACGATACTATACTACTCGATTTATCGCTTCCAGATATTAAGGACACTGAAATTCTTGTAAAAGAAATCCTGGCTTTATCTAATGGAACGCCGGTGATAGTACTTACAGGATATACTAACAAAGCCTATGGTGTGAAAACACTTTCCTGGGGTGTTTCTGATTATTTGCTGAAAGATGAAATTAATGCTTCTAATCTTTCAAAAAGCATCCATTACAGTATGGAGCGTAAAAAGGTGCAGCGACAGCTTTATGAATCTGAAGAAAAATATCGCACCCTTTTTGAATCGAGTCCCTTGCCTATGTGGGTCTTAGACAGGCATAGTCTGGAATTTTTAAGTGTAAACCAGGCAGCAATTGAACTTTATGGCTATTCCCGGGAAGAATTTATGCAAATGACGGTGAGAGATCTATGGGCCGCTGAAGAAGATAGCATTGAGAAAATCGTGGACGAGAATTTTCACGATTTGTTTACGGCTAAGGTACAGCATCACACAAAAAATAGGGAAATTCTTTACATAGAAGTGCAAAGTAATCCTATTCTATTTGGTGGCCGCGAAGCACGGGTTACCCTTGCGCATAATATAACCGAAAAACTTAAGGCTGAAGAAAAGTTAAAACACAGTCAGCAACGTTTTAAAGCCCTGGTACAGGACGGCAGTGATTTAATAAGTATCCTGGATGAAAATTATCATTATACATATGTAAGCCCCAGTGCAAAGAATATTTTAGGGGTAAATCCTGAAAACCTGGAAGGCAGGGATGCCTTTCAATTTATACATAGGGAAGACCGGGCACAAATTGAAGAAAAGATTGTGTATATAGGGAAGGTAAAATCCCTTCAATTGCCTTCTTACAGGTACAAAGATGGTTCTGGACAGTGGCGCTGGTTAGAAACTATAATAAGCGATTTAAGAGACGATCCGGCAATAAATGGATTGGTGGCAACATCCAGGGATATTACCAATTTTAAGTTGCAGGAAAAACAGTTAAGGGAAAGCCTGGAACGTTATGACATTGTTGCCAAAGCTACCAGCGATCTAATTACCGATTATAATATTGAAAAAGATAACTTTCAATATAGCAACGCGATATACGATATTTTTGGTTATTCCCAGGATAAATTAGGAACTTCAAGAGCATGGTGGCAGGAGAGAATTCATCCTAAAGATCAAACCAGGGTAATTGAAGCTGCAAAAGAAATTTATGAAGGAGGACAAAAATTGCTCAATATTGAATATAGATTTAAATGTGCAGACGGAAGCTATAAATACATCCTTGACCGTAGTTATGTGATTATTGATGCTAGCGGCAAACCAGCGCGTATAATTGGCTCTATGCAGGATATCACCGAAAGAAGAAAATATATTAATGCGATAGAGCGCAGCAACGAAAGACTTAGGGAAATTGCCTGGACGCAATCTCATGTGGTTAGGGCCCCTTTAGCAAGAATTATGGGTTTGATAGATTTATTAAAAAATCAAAAAAATAACCTTGATAATATTGAGGAAATCATAGATAATATCTTAAATTCGGCTGAAGAGCTTGATAAGGTGGTTAGAAGGATTACGAATAAAACTGAAGAAGAATTTTAA
- a CDS encoding response regulator yields the protein MLEVIIVDDDQIVVFIQKKMVSNHEIASNPISFSAAVDALNYIIEEQQRKKQKEYLILLDINMPKMNGWEFLNCLESHEEKSNYHIIMVTSSIDSKDKNRAKKYSTVRAFIEKPISALDCENIKEISEISHFFERV from the coding sequence ATGCTTGAAGTAATTATCGTAGACGACGATCAAATTGTGGTTTTTATCCAAAAGAAAATGGTAAGCAATCACGAGATCGCCTCAAATCCAATTAGCTTTAGCGCAGCTGTAGATGCTTTAAATTATATAATTGAAGAGCAACAGCGTAAAAAGCAAAAAGAATACCTTATTCTCTTAGATATAAATATGCCTAAAATGAACGGCTGGGAATTTTTAAATTGTTTAGAAAGTCACGAAGAGAAATCTAATTACCACATAATTATGGTCACTTCTTCTATAGATAGCAAAGACAAAAATAGAGCTAAAAAATATAGCACAGTTCGTGCCTTTATAGAAAAACCTATCTCTGCCTTAGATTGTGAGAATATTAAAGAAATTTCAGAAATAAGTCATTTCTTTGAGCGGGTTTAA
- a CDS encoding endonuclease/exonuclease/phosphatase family protein, whose amino-acid sequence MEISEIIMLVFCGLFLIPSLASATRFDQWWIRAFDFPRLQISILIIALIIIAIFVFDFSVSIHFIAIGLLILSLIYQLYKIFPYTWLAKKEVMKFEDGDPTDNISILVSNVLTPNKDYHKLIEIVNRRQPDILLTLESDKNWEDALLEIEKDYKYCVKVPQENLYGMHLYSKLKLEETEIRYLVKNDIPSIHGFVRLDDNTKIRIHCMHPRPPSPSEAATSTNRDAELLMLGRDVREEDKSVLVFGDLNDVAWSRTTRLFQQLSGLLDPRIGRGFFNTFHADYRFFRWPLDHVFHSNDFTLIEIAREKHIGSDHFPMYIKLNFERQAEEEQDKPEAEEEEKEWAQDKIDDAEPREKEV is encoded by the coding sequence ATGGAAATTTCAGAAATAATAATGCTTGTTTTTTGTGGACTGTTTTTAATCCCCAGTCTCGCATCTGCCACCCGCTTTGACCAGTGGTGGATACGTGCTTTCGACTTTCCCCGTCTTCAAATTTCAATACTAATTATCGCGCTTATTATTATAGCTATTTTCGTTTTTGATTTTTCTGTATCAATTCATTTTATCGCTATTGGCTTACTAATCTTAAGCCTAATCTATCAACTTTACAAAATTTTCCCCTACACCTGGTTGGCGAAAAAAGAGGTCATGAAATTTGAGGATGGCGATCCCACCGATAATATCTCAATATTAGTGAGTAATGTGCTTACACCCAATAAAGATTATCACAAACTTATTGAAATTGTAAACAGAAGGCAGCCTGATATTTTACTCACTTTGGAATCTGATAAAAATTGGGAAGACGCACTATTAGAAATTGAAAAAGATTATAAATACTGCGTTAAAGTCCCACAGGAAAATCTCTACGGAATGCATTTATACTCTAAACTTAAGTTAGAGGAAACCGAGATTAGATATTTAGTAAAAAATGATATTCCTTCTATTCACGGGTTTGTACGTTTAGATGATAATACCAAAATTAGGATTCATTGCATGCATCCAAGACCCCCAAGTCCTTCTGAAGCCGCTACTTCCACAAATCGTGATGCCGAATTATTAATGCTGGGAAGAGATGTAAGGGAAGAGGATAAAAGTGTTTTGGTTTTTGGCGATTTAAACGATGTGGCCTGGTCAAGGACCACCCGATTATTTCAACAATTGAGCGGTTTATTAGATCCAAGGATTGGCAGAGGCTTTTTTAATACTTTTCACGCCGATTACCGCTTTTTTAGATGGCCATTAGATCATGTTTTTCATAGCAATGATTTTACTTTAATAGAAATTGCTCGAGAAAAGCACATAGGCTCAGATCATTTTCCTATGTACATCAAATTGAATTTTGAACGGCAGGCAGAAGAGGAACAAGATAAACCTGAAGCCGAAGAAGAGGAAAAAGAATGGGCGCAGGATAAAATTGATGATGCCGAACCACGGGAAAAAGAGGTTTAA
- a CDS encoding phosphatase PAP2 family protein, with translation MKKIVLILFCLCFIYNSWSQDSPYKNNTWKDGAYIAGTLDLNVLGFTFIQNKESLTEVELAALDKNDIAGINRWAAGSYSEKTDAASYIPFYAALAMPLAFLPSEAERKNFGQISVLFVETMATTGVFYTMTAGLIDKSIPLVYNEDLPLGERVEGGAQRSFIAEHTGVAAAGSFFAAKIFNDFHPDYKAIPYVWGGATGISVLMGYLRTKAGKHFLTNNIAGMIVGAASGILIPELHKKGKENIDVYPTASFNVNWHKHQGLCLFL, from the coding sequence ATGAAAAAAATAGTACTTATACTTTTTTGTTTATGCTTTATTTATAATTCTTGGTCCCAGGATTCCCCCTATAAAAACAATACCTGGAAAGATGGAGCTTATATTGCCGGAACCCTTGACTTAAACGTATTAGGATTTACATTTATTCAAAATAAGGAATCACTTACTGAAGTTGAACTAGCCGCTTTAGATAAAAATGATATTGCAGGAATTAATCGTTGGGCAGCAGGAAGTTATTCTGAAAAAACTGATGCTGCAAGTTATATTCCATTTTATGCCGCACTGGCAATGCCACTGGCCTTTTTACCTAGCGAGGCCGAAAGAAAGAATTTTGGCCAAATAAGCGTTCTATTTGTTGAAACTATGGCAACTACCGGAGTTTTTTACACTATGACTGCAGGCTTAATAGATAAAAGCATACCCCTGGTTTATAACGAAGATCTTCCTTTAGGGGAACGTGTTGAGGGTGGTGCCCAGCGATCTTTCATTGCAGAACATACAGGCGTTGCTGCTGCCGGTAGTTTTTTTGCAGCTAAAATTTTTAATGATTTTCATCCAGATTATAAGGCTATACCTTATGTATGGGGAGGAGCGACGGGAATTTCGGTTTTAATGGGTTATTTGAGAACTAAAGCGGGTAAACATTTTTTAACCAATAATATTGCCGGTATGATAGTAGGTGCTGCCAGCGGTATTTTAATTCCTGAATTACATAAAAAAGGAAAAGAAAATATTGACGTGTATCCTACAGCCAGCTTTAATGTTAATTGGCATAAACACCAGGGGCTTTGCCTTTTCTTATAA
- a CDS encoding vWA domain-containing protein — protein sequence MKKKDYRQGSGFVFNKFEEPDKSPFDRLFEVFKELITHTSGDLDEALDWLKQLDEEYKLSTEDYTLDDFVEDLKKKGYIKEETEEEGGGMAITAKTERAIRKQALDQIFGKLKKSASGSHRTNHVGRGDEHTGDFREFQFGDSPDKISVTESLRNAQINHGIGNFNMTEEDLVVEETHYKSRMSTVLMIDLSHSMILYGEDRITPAKKVAMALAELITTRYPKDSLDIIVFGDDAWPVSIADLPYLKVGPYHTNTVAGLKLAMDILRRKRSTNRQIFMITDGKPSCLRERDGSYYKNSMGLDPYILGKCYTMARQARKLHIPITTFMIAQDPYLMQFVREFTYANQGKAFYTGLKGLGEMIFEDYETNRKKRIRGN from the coding sequence ATGAAGAAGAAAGATTACAGGCAAGGCAGCGGATTTGTTTTTAATAAGTTTGAAGAACCTGATAAATCACCATTTGACAGGTTGTTCGAAGTTTTTAAGGAACTCATCACTCATACCTCAGGCGATTTAGACGAAGCTTTAGACTGGCTGAAACAGTTGGACGAGGAATATAAATTATCTACAGAAGATTATACGCTAGATGATTTCGTGGAAGACCTTAAAAAGAAAGGTTACATAAAAGAAGAAACCGAAGAAGAAGGCGGCGGAATGGCAATTACTGCCAAAACCGAACGCGCCATTAGAAAGCAGGCTTTAGACCAAATTTTCGGAAAATTGAAGAAGAGCGCTTCCGGAAGCCATAGAACAAACCACGTAGGCAGGGGAGACGAGCATACCGGTGATTTTAGGGAATTTCAATTTGGGGATTCGCCCGATAAGATTTCGGTAACCGAAAGTCTTAGGAATGCGCAAATTAACCATGGCATCGGAAATTTTAATATGACAGAAGAGGATTTGGTGGTAGAAGAAACCCATTACAAATCCAGAATGAGCACCGTTTTAATGATAGACCTTAGCCATAGTATGATTTTATATGGCGAAGATCGCATTACTCCCGCGAAAAAAGTAGCGATGGCTCTAGCCGAATTGATCACGACCAGATATCCAAAAGACAGCCTGGATATTATTGTTTTTGGTGACGACGCCTGGCCGGTTTCTATTGCAGACCTCCCTTACCTTAAAGTTGGTCCTTATCACACCAATACCGTTGCCGGTTTAAAACTGGCTATGGATATTCTTAGAAGGAAAAGAAGTACCAACCGTCAAATTTTTATGATTACCGATGGAAAACCGAGTTGTTTAAGAGAACGAGACGGCTCTTATTATAAAAACAGTATGGGACTTGATCCTTATATACTTGGAAAATGTTACACGATGGCTCGTCAGGCCCGTAAATTACATATTCCAATAACCACATTTATGATCGCGCAAGATCCATATTTAATGCAGTTTGTTAGAGAATTTACTTATGCCAATCAAGGTAAAGCTTTCTACACGGGCCTTAAAGGTCTTGGAGAAATGATTTTTGAAGATTACGAAACGAATAGGAAAAAAAGGATTAGGGGGAATTAG
- a CDS encoding DUF559 domain-containing protein: MKNNKIHTRKELKAYRRKLRENMTPAEAFLWNFLKARRLEGKRFTRQL, from the coding sequence TTGAAAAATAATAAAATCCATACCCGTAAAGAATTAAAAGCCTACCGAAGAAAGCTTCGAGAAAATATGACTCCAGCCGAAGCCTTTTTATGGAATTTTTTAAAAGCCCGAAGACTGGAAGGAAAGCGATTTACAAGACAGCTATAG
- a CDS encoding DUF559 domain-containing protein, giving the protein MIIELDGGVHLNSATEERDLKRTGYLEGIEFKVIRFENKMVFDFLPTVLKEIKNNFRTT; this is encoded by the coding sequence TTGATTATAGAACTTGATGGAGGAGTACATTTAAATTCAGCAACAGAAGAAAGAGATTTAAAAAGAACTGGATATTTAGAAGGTATAGAATTTAAAGTTATTCGTTTTGAAAATAAAATGGTATTTGACTTTCTACCTACAGTATTAAAGGAAATTAAAAATAATTTTAGAACCACTTGA
- a CDS encoding magnesium chelatase, whose protein sequence is MKIENINTLGDLKKSGYKSRGIKEELRENLIEKIKKNEPTFPGIHGYEDSVIPELERAILSRHNINLLGLRGQAKTRLARLMINLLDEYMPVVQGSEISDDPLNPISRYARELIAEKADETPINWVHREERFFEKLATPDVTVADLIGDVDPIKAANLKLSYADDRVIHFGMIPRANRSIFVINELPDLQARIQVALFNILQEGDIQIRGFKLRLPLDLQFLFTANPEDYTNRGSIVTPLKDRIGSQILTHYPKSIEVAKTITAQEAKLDKRQSELVYVPELAKDLLEQISFEARESEFIDEKSGISARLSITAYENLLSTAERRSLKSGEDQTLLRFGDFLGVVPSITGKVELVYEGEEEGAASVALQLIGDAVKTLFPQYFPKIEKLQKPDEITPYDDLVEWFFEQSGFELPDDLSDAEYKEKLDSVAPLNELIKKYQPEISKKDSYFLKEFLLWALVEYKKLSKHRFATGVQFKDLYGSYISDL, encoded by the coding sequence ATGAAAATAGAAAATATAAATACACTAGGCGATTTAAAAAAATCCGGATATAAAAGCCGGGGTATTAAAGAGGAACTTAGAGAAAATTTAATTGAAAAAATAAAGAAAAACGAACCTACTTTTCCTGGAATTCACGGTTATGAAGATAGCGTGATCCCGGAACTGGAAAGAGCAATTCTATCACGGCATAATATTAATTTACTTGGTTTAAGAGGTCAGGCAAAAACCAGGTTAGCCCGATTAATGATCAATTTGCTCGATGAGTATATGCCGGTGGTGCAGGGTTCTGAGATTAGCGACGATCCTTTAAACCCTATTTCCCGTTACGCCAGGGAGCTTATAGCCGAGAAAGCAGATGAAACCCCTATAAATTGGGTACATCGGGAAGAACGGTTTTTTGAAAAACTCGCCACACCTGATGTTACTGTGGCCGATTTAATTGGCGATGTAGATCCCATTAAAGCTGCAAATTTAAAGTTGAGTTATGCCGATGATCGCGTAATTCACTTTGGGATGATTCCACGAGCAAATAGAAGCATATTTGTAATCAACGAACTCCCCGATTTACAGGCGCGTATCCAGGTGGCTTTGTTCAATATCCTGCAGGAAGGAGATATCCAAATTCGTGGATTTAAATTAAGGTTACCACTGGATCTTCAGTTTTTATTTACTGCAAACCCTGAAGATTATACTAATCGCGGTAGTATTGTAACCCCTCTAAAAGACAGGATTGGTTCCCAAATCTTAACACATTATCCCAAAAGTATTGAAGTTGCTAAAACAATTACCGCCCAGGAGGCAAAACTAGACAAAAGACAAAGTGAATTGGTTTACGTTCCAGAACTCGCCAAAGATCTACTGGAGCAAATTAGTTTTGAAGCTCGTGAAAGTGAATTTATAGACGAAAAAAGCGGAATTAGTGCAAGATTGAGTATCACCGCTTACGAGAACCTCTTAAGTACTGCAGAAAGACGTTCGCTGAAATCTGGTGAGGATCAAACCTTGTTGAGATTTGGCGACTTTCTTGGTGTAGTTCCTTCCATTACCGGAAAAGTGGAACTTGTTTACGAAGGGGAAGAAGAAGGAGCGGCCAGTGTTGCTTTGCAATTAATTGGCGATGCTGTAAAAACTTTGTTTCCGCAGTATTTCCCAAAAATAGAAAAGCTGCAAAAGCCTGACGAAATAACACCTTACGACGATTTGGTAGAATGGTTTTTTGAACAAAGCGGTTTTGAACTACCCGACGATCTTTCTGATGCCGAATACAAAGAAAAACTGGATTCGGTAGCACCGTTAAATGAATTGATTAAAAAGTATCAGCCAGAAATTTCAAAGAAAGATTCTTACTTTTTAAAAGAATTTTTGCTTTGGGCTTTGGTAGAATACAAGAAACTAAGCAAACATCGTTTCGCCACCGGTGTTCAGTTTAAAGATCTCTACGGAAGTTATATAAGTGATCTTTAA